In the genome of Maribacter forsetii DSM 18668, the window GTCTAGAAATAAATGCTAAAAATGGAAGCATAGCTATGTAAAAGAGACTTTGGTATTTGAATAGGTATGTATTCCATTTTTTCTGAAAATCTTGTCCAAATTTTTCGGCTTCGGTTAAAGACGAAGAATTTTCATATCTAAAATCAAAATCTAAAGCATTGGGGAAGAACTCTGTACAGACATAAACAAAAAGTCCTCCAAAAGTAATTGCTATGGTGAGGTAGCTTATTGGATTTAAGTATTTCCTTCTAACACCGTTAATGTAGCCACCAATAACTTCATCTGGTTTCGTGAAAAGGTGTTTGAAAGTTATGAGAAAGGTATTGTCAACATTGAAAAATCGTTCAGTGGCATCATTAATCAGATTCTTCACTGTAAGTCTGTTCCGTATTACCTTAGCACCACAATCAGGACAATAACTAAAATCCGTTCTTAAGTTGCTTTGGCAGTTCTTACAATTCATTACACCAAATCTTGTTTGATCATATTCCCTAATTGTGTAATGGAGTCATACAGCACAAATTCTCCATTCTTAATGTAAGAGATAAGCCCGGTTTCCTCACTAACCACAATGCTTATTGCATCGGTTTTTTCACTGATACCCACAGCTGCTCTATGTCGTAAGCCAAAACGAAGCGGAATATTACGCTCATTGGATACAGGTAAAATTACCCTGGTAGCAACTATGTAATTCCCAACGATAACAGCAGCTCCATCATGTAATGTGCTGTTTTTATAAAAGATACTTTCTAAAATTGGTTGATTGATCTCAATATTCATACGGTCTCCCGTACTCTTAATGAAATCTAGGGAGTTGTTTCTTTCAATAACCAAAATAGCTCCCGTTTTACTGCTCGCCATCTTTTCGCAGGCTTTTAGTATAGCATCTACATCGGTATCGGTAGATAAACCTTCTTGTTTTAAAAATTTGAAATGCTTTACAAAATTTCTTTTATTGGCAAAATTGGTAGAGCCTATCATTAAAAGAAATTTCCTGATCTCTTGCTGAAAAACTATGATCAATGCAATAAGTCCGACTTGCATAAATGCACCGACCATACTGCTGATCATTTGCATGTCTAATAATTCGGTCAATTTCCAAAAAGCCCAAACTATAACAATCCCAATAAAAATATTGATGGCAACAGACCCTCTAACTAGTTTGTAGATGTAGTAAAGAAGTACGGCGACAAAAATGATGTCAAGAACATCCGTAATCTTAAAGTCAATAAAATTTAAAAAATCCAATCAGTACCGTTTTAGTAAAATTAAGAAATTAGTTGACAAGAAATTCATATAAACTTAGGCATTTAATTGTTCATGAAGTTTTATACATTCCATAGCCTCTTTAACATCATGCACGCGTAGTATTTTAGCACCTTTTTGTAAGCATATCATATGTAGAGCCGTTGATCCGTTTAATGCCTGGTCTGCAGTAGTATCTAAAGTCTTGTAAATCATGGATTTTCTACTTATGCCGGCTAATATTGGGTGTTCAATGATATTCATGACTTCCATTTGATTTAAAAGCTTATAGTTTTGTGCTATGTTCTTTGCAAAACCAAAACCTGGATCTATAATAATATCCTTTATTCCTAATGCTTTTGCTGCAAATAATCTTTTTGAAAAGAAGTACAGGATTTCTTTTAGAATATCTTCATAATCTGTTTGTTTTTGCATGTTTTGTGGTGTGCCACGCATATGCATCATTATGTAAGGTGCATTCAATTTTGCAACTGTGGATAACATATTCTCATCCTGTAACCCCGCAGAAATATCATTGACAATGGCAGCACCTTTTTCTATGCATGCTTTAGCAACGCTACTTCTAAAAGTGTCAATGGAAAGCACAGTATCAGGGAATTTTTCTAGAATTAAACTGACAATGGGTGTAATTCGCTGTAATTCGGTTGCTTCATCTACCTCTAAAGCTCCGGGTCTAGAGCTATAGGCACCAATATCAATAAAGGTGGCACCTTCATTAAGCATTTTTTCAACCTGATGTAGAATACTAGATTCGTCCTTGTATTTTCCGCCATCAAAAAAAGAATCTGGAGTAACGTTTAAAATGCCCATTACCTTAGGCTGGTCTAGTGATATAAGTTTACCGTTGCAATTTATGGTCATTATTAATTATTATCAGGAAATTGTGGCATTTCCCAAGTTTAAACCATCTATCTTGATGGTTACAATTTTTTAAGCGAAATTTACACAAATTAGATAGAATTACATGCTAGATACGGCAAAGGAATACGATGAGGTCATTCAGGTTTGTTTAAATCTGTACCAAAAAAAAATGTCAGATTATGGTAGTGCTTGGCGCATTTTACGTTTACCATCATTAACTGATCAAATTTTTATAAAAGCACAGCGCATACGTAGTCTTCAAGAAAATGACGTACGTAAGGTTGATGAAGGTGAGCGATCAGAGTTTATTGGTATTATAAATTATTCTGTAATGGCTTTAATTCAGCTTGAATTAGGTTTTGCCGATCAACCTGATTTAACTACTGAAAAAGCTGTTGAGCTATACGCTAAGCATATTAAAATTACCAAAGAATTGATGCTAAACAAGAACCACGATTATGGTGAAGCTTGGCGAGATATGAGAGTTAGTTCACTTACAGATTTAATTTTACAGAAACTACTTCGTGTTAAACAAATAGAAGATA includes:
- a CDS encoding DUF3667 domain-containing protein; protein product: MNCKNCQSNLRTDFSYCPDCGAKVIRNRLTVKNLINDATERFFNVDNTFLITFKHLFTKPDEVIGGYINGVRRKYLNPISYLTIAITFGGLFVYVCTEFFPNALDFDFRYENSSSLTEAEKFGQDFQKKWNTYLFKYQSLFYIAMLPFLAFISRLVFINKKQFNLSEHFVINIYAYSHLSIIINTVYMLVLWNSKLLYYVSMVNVVFQIGFFTWVFYKLFNLTIKQTILKLLLFLVLFAAVCFLLFIIGMVYLALFTDTFQKIAS
- a CDS encoding diadenylate cyclase, coding for MDFLNFIDFKITDVLDIIFVAVLLYYIYKLVRGSVAINIFIGIVIVWAFWKLTELLDMQMISSMVGAFMQVGLIALIIVFQQEIRKFLLMIGSTNFANKRNFVKHFKFLKQEGLSTDTDVDAILKACEKMASSKTGAILVIERNNSLDFIKSTGDRMNIEINQPILESIFYKNSTLHDGAAVIVGNYIVATRVILPVSNERNIPLRFGLRHRAAVGISEKTDAISIVVSEETGLISYIKNGEFVLYDSITQLGNMIKQDLV
- the folP gene encoding dihydropteroate synthase gives rise to the protein MTINCNGKLISLDQPKVMGILNVTPDSFFDGGKYKDESSILHQVEKMLNEGATFIDIGAYSSRPGALEVDEATELQRITPIVSLILEKFPDTVLSIDTFRSSVAKACIEKGAAIVNDISAGLQDENMLSTVAKLNAPYIMMHMRGTPQNMQKQTDYEDILKEILYFFSKRLFAAKALGIKDIIIDPGFGFAKNIAQNYKLLNQMEVMNIIEHPILAGISRKSMIYKTLDTTADQALNGSTALHMICLQKGAKILRVHDVKEAMECIKLHEQLNA
- a CDS encoding DUF1599 domain-containing protein: MLDTAKEYDEVIQVCLNLYQKKMSDYGSAWRILRLPSLTDQIFIKAQRIRSLQENDVRKVDEGERSEFIGIINYSVMALIQLELGFADQPDLTTEKAVELYAKHIKITKELMLNKNHDYGEAWRDMRVSSLTDLILQKLLRVKQIEDNKGKTLVSEGIDANYQDMINYAVFALIHLGSESEK